The Paramixta manurensis region GCCAGCCAGCCAGTGGCTGTTTTATGGGTTGGCAATGATTCTAACGGTGGTAACCGTTATTGGCGTGGTCACGCTGTAAGTCGGGCATGTGGGCAGGAGCCAGAACCACGGTGCGGAACAGCGTTCCGCACCCTAGATCAGTTGGCGCTTTTCTGAATCGCCTGGCCGCCAGCTTCAACGTCCTCACCCACGCCGCGGGTGGTGTTGCAGGCAGAAAGCAGAGAAGAGAGCACTAAAACGGAAAAAATAGCGACAATACTTTTCTTTAACATGGCAATTTCCTTTTTGGTTGCAGTAAAAGTACAGCGTTTTAAGCATAGCCTGTATTTGGCTTGCCGCTTATACCACGCTGTGAAAAGGAAATATTTCAGAAAAGAAAAGCTATTTTGCTGCGCGCGAGATGGCTCCGCCAAGATGCGAAACGTCTTCACCAAAACCGTGGAAGGTATTACAGGCGCTTAATGCATGGGCCATTAATAACGTAACCGTGATAAAGATAACGCGTTTTCTCATCATCCGGATCTCACTAAAAAGAAACAAGGCGTACCGCCGTTACGATACGCCCGTCAGAAAGTTATTTCACGCGGGAAACGTATTCGCCGGAGCGTGTATCCACTTTGATCACTTCGCCAATCTGCACGAATAACGGCACTTTTACCACGGCGCCGGTGCTCAGTTTCGCTGGCTTACCGCCGGTACCTGCGGTATCCCCTTTCAGGCCAGGATCGGTATCAATAATTTCCAGTTCAACGAAGTTAGGCGGGGTCACGGCGATAGGTTGACCGTTCCACAGCGTCACGATACATTCCGCCTGGTCCAACAGCCACTTGGCGTTATCGCCAATTGCTTTCTCATCTGCCGCTAACTGCTCGAACGTTTCGTTATTCATGAAGTGGTAGAACTCACCGTCGTTGTACAGATAAGTCAGGTTCATATCCACTACATCTGCGCCTTCGGCGGAATCGGTCGATTTAAACGTTTTCTCAACGCGGCTGCCGGTCAGCAAGCGACGCATTTTAACGCGAGCGAAAGCCTGGCCTTTACCCGGCTTAACAAACTCGCTGGACTCGATGGCATAAGGCTCGCCTTCGAACATGATTTTAAGACCGGAACGGAAATCGTTGCTAGAATAAGTCGCCATAAAGGCCCTCTACAATTTAATACTGGTACTTAGCCAAAAAAATGGCACACATTGTAACCCTAAATGCACCAATCAGAGAAGATTGGTTACAGCAACTTGCGGACGTAATCACCGAACCCGATGAATTATTGCAGCTTTTAGCGCTAGATTCCCATCCGGATCTGGCGGCGGGCGGCGATGCGCGACGCCTTTTCGCCCTGCGCGTTCCGCGATCTTTCGCCCAACGGATGCGTAAAGGCGATCCGCATGACCCTTTGCTGCGACAAGTATTGACCGCTAGCCAGGAATTTAACGATGCGCCTGGCTACAGTACTGACCCGCTGGATGAACAGAGTAGCGTGGTGCCGGGTCTGCTCCATAAATACCGCAACCGTGCGCTGCTGTTAGTGAAAGGCGGCTGCGCGGTAAACTGCCGTTACTGCTTCCGCCGCCATTTTCCTTATCAGGATAATCAGGGGAATAAGCGCAACTGGCAACGTGCGCTGGACTATATCAATCAGCATCCGGAACTGGACGAAATTATCTTTTCCGGCGGCGACCCGCTGATGGCAAAAGATCATGAGCTTGCCTGGTTGATCGGCCAGTTAGAAACGATTCCGCATCTGAAGCGGCTACGCATCCATAGCCGCCTGCCGGTCGTGATCCCGGCCCGCATCACCGATCAACTCTGCCAGCGTTTGGCCGCCTCACGTCTACAAGTGTTGTTGGTTACGCATATTAACCATGCGCAAGAAATTGATAATGCGCTATGTCAAAGTATGCAGAGACTCAAAATGGCGGGCGTTACGCTACTCAACCAAAGCGTCCTGTTACGCGGCGTTAACGACAATGCCGCCACGCTGGCAGCGCTCAGTAATGCATTATTCGACGTCGGCATTTTGCCATACTATCTCCACGTGCTGGATAAGGTGCAGGGCGCGGCGCATTTTTATGTTTCTGATGACGAAGCACGCAAAATTATGCGTGAATTACTCACTCAGGTTTCTGGTTATATGGTGCCCAAATTAGCGCGTGAAATTGGCGGCGAACCGAGTAAGACACCGCTGGATTTGCAATTACGCCAGCAATAACCTTAGCCATATAGCATTCGCGACATGGGGTTGCGAGGAGTTACAAGGACGTAATATGCCTGTCATTCTTATCGTTGACGATCATCCGGCAATCTGTTTCGCTCTGAAAGCCACACTAGAAACGGAAGAGCACTTTCACGTCACCACCACTACCGATGGTGGTCAGGTTATGGCGTTAACTCGAGAATTGAATCCCGACCTGGTCATTCTTGATATTGCTCTACTGAAACTGGATGGCCTCGACCTGCTCTCTCGTATTAAACATGCTTATCCCGCCACTCGCGTATTGATTCTTACCGGGCAACCGCCTGAACTGTATGCCGCACGTAGCCGTCAGGCCGGCGCGGATGGCTTCCTCAGTAAACAGCATTTGCTCACCTCAATCGGCGCGGTTTGCCGTCTATTGCTGGATGGCTATTGCTGCTTCCCTTCTCACAGCGTGGATTTACGCCAGCAACCCACCCACCTCAATGGCGAGCAACTACTGGCGCGGATGTCCGATCGGGAAGTCACCGTATTACGCTACCTGGCCGCCGGGAAATCGAATAAAGAGATCGGTGAACTACTGCTACTCAGTAATAAAACCATTAGCACCTATAAGGCACGCATCCTGGAAAAAAGCGGTGCAGAAACGCTGAGCGAACTGTTGGCGCGGCTGGATATTGTTGGGGACGAGGAGTGAGTATGCGCTGGATAACCTTGTTATTGTTACTGGTTTTATGCGGTGGATGCTGGTCAGAAACCGTCACGCCTCCTAACACGCTACAACTACTGCCGCATAGCCAGGCGATCTTGTCGGACTTAGTGCTCAATGACGATGAATGGCGCTGGCTGCGTAAAAACCACCAGCTCCGTGTCGCCACCTGGTCACCGAATGTACCGCCCTATTTCATGAGTGCCGGGCATCATGACTATGTGGGTATTTCTGCCGACTATCTCGGCCTGATTGCCGCCAATCTCAACATTACGCTAGAAATTATTAGCTATACCGATGAACAAGCCGCCTTCGATGCAGTCAACGCAGGCGAGGCCGATCTGATTGCCTGGGCCGATGATAAAGCGCGTAACGCCGGGTTCCTGTTAAGCGAACCCTATATCAAAAAAATTCCGGCGGAAGTGGTTAACTTAAATGCTCTCGCAGCGAATGACGGCACGGTGAGGATGGCGATTGATCCTGCCTGGAAAAACCTCGATGCCTTCCGCAATGCCTGGCCGCAGGCAAACATTGTCTCTTTTAACTCCGCGCGCCATGCACTGGAGGCGCTATCCTTTCACCAGATCGATTTGTTTATCGGCGATGCTACCTCGACGCAGTACTTAATCAATGAGTCGAACCTGAGCGATTTGAAAATGCGTCATCTGCGCGATGTACAAGTCACCGGGTTTTCGTTCGCCGCTCGGCCCGAAAAACAGCGCTTAATCAGCATCATCAATAATATCCTTGGCACCATACCTGATAATATTCATGAGGATATTCGGCGACGCTGGAGCGGCGGCGTGCCGCTGGTGCTCAGCGAACGCCATCTCTATTTCACCCCGCTGGAACAAAAGTGGATTGAAGATAACCCGGAAATCCGCGTCACGGTTCTGAAAGGAAGCGCTCCGCTCAGCTTCTTCGATAACCATAAGCTACAGGGTATTACCGCCGATATTCTCAAATCCATCAGCTTACGCAGCGGTTTGAAGTTCCAGATCCACGCTGAAGATAACCTGGAGAAGATGCTGACCTCGGTCCGTACCGGGCAAAGCGATATGATCGCCAGTATCAATCTCGACAGCGCCAGTTCGGCTAATTTACTCACCACCCGTTCTTATCTGTTTAACTCATGGGTGCTGATTGGCCGCCGCGATGGCACGACACAGAAGTCGGCCAACCGTTTGGTGATGGTTAACGGCGATGCCATTGAAGGCGCGCTCAAACACGCCATGCCTGATATGCAGATTCAGTACGCTAGCACGCTCTCCGCCGGGCTGGATAGCGTGGCCGGAGGGCGGGCGGATTTTATGGTGCTGCCCTTAATTAACGCCAGCTTCTATATCAACCGGGCTTACCGCGACAGCCTGAAAATTATCAGCAGCGTCGAAATCGACCCGGCGCGTTTTTCGTTGGCGGTTGCCGCCAATAACTATCCGTTGGCGACTATTCTGGACAAAGCCTTACTCAACATTCCACCAGAAGACCTGCACGCCATCACCCGCAATTGGTATAGCAACGCGCGCTTTCCTGATAGCACGCAAAATTCAACCAGCAGCCCTACAGCGGAATCGTTGCTGAGTTGGGTTCTGGCCATTTTGCTGGGGTCGGCGACGGTTTGCACTGGGCTATTATTGCTGCAACGCCGTGTCTATCGCCGTTCTCCGCCGCTACAAAACCTTATTGATGCTATTCCGACTCCGCTGTTTATTACTGATTTAAACGGCCAATTAAAAATGGCGAATCGCGCTTTTGCTGAAGCCCTGGCGATCAATGTGGCGGCGAATCGCGGTAAGCCGTTGCAAAAACTACTCACGGCGGCCGGATTGCAAAGCGATACGACTAATGGCCGGGAAATCAAACAGTGGCAAACCCTGTTGCAAATCAACGCGTTGGGATATGGCTATGTCGGCGGCTGGCAGGACATTACCGAGAGCCAGCAAACATTACGTGAATTACAGCATGCCCGGCGCGAAGCAGAAAAAGCCAACCGCGTGAAAACCACCTTTCTTACCACCATGAGCCACGAGCTTCGCACGCCGATCAGCGCCATTATCGGCATGTTAGACTTAATGCTACGTCGCAAAGCCGACTTACCCGCCGATCGCGGCTCGTTGCATATCGCCTGGGAAACCGCGCAATCATTGCTGGCGTTGATTGGCGACATTATTGATGTGGCGCGCATTGAGTCCGGGCGGTTAATTTTGCGCCCGGAGCGTGCTTCAATTCGTACGTTGATCGAATCAGCCGCGACCATGATGGATGGGCTGGCGCGGCAGAAAGAGTTGGCCTTTGTACTTGAAATCGATGCAGAACTGGATGGCGATGTACTGATCGATCCCATCAGGTTCAAACAAATTCTCACTAATATCCTTGGCAATGCCATCAAGTTCACCACGCACGGTCGCGTGGTGCTACAGGCACTGCTGGAGAAAGAAGAAGGCACCCAACTCCATCTGCTGGTCGTGGTGCAAGATAGCGGGCCGGGTATTGACGCCGCTACCCAGGCGCGTCTGTTCAAACCTTTTGAACAGGGCGAAAACCAGCAAAGCATTCAGGGCAGTGGTCTGGGGCTGTTTATCTGTCAGACATTAGTAACCATGATGGGCGGCGAGATCGCGCTGGAAAGCCAACCTGGCATTGGCACCGAGGTGAGCGTACGCCTGCGGTTGCCGCGCATGGCGAAACAAAATACGCCGACTCTCGCCGCGCCAGCCCGGCTAAATAGTGTGGCACCGCGCCGCATTTTAGTGGTGGATGACCATCCCGCCAGCCGTCATCTGTTGGTGCAACAACTGCAATATTTAGGGCATCACGCCATCAGCGCAGCCAGCGGTCAGCAAGCGCTGGCGCTGATCGCAGCCCAGCCGCCCGACGTGATGATTACCGATTGTAATATGCCGGGCATGGATGGTTTTACGCTCGCCCGCACGGTGCGCCGGGAAAATAGCCGTCTGGTCATTTGGGGCGCGACCGCTAACGCTCAAACCGCTGTGCGCGAGGCGTGCCTAAGCGCTGGCATGAATAGCTGCCTGTTTAAACCGATTACGCTACCAGCGCTTCAGGAACGCCTTGCCGCCCTGCCGCCTGGCGCCACTTCCCAACCCGATATGGCCGTATCGTTGCCCGCAGGGCTTGCTTCGCCGCAAAACCAACGCCGCTTTATTGAACTACAACTCATCACCCTGGATGAGGCGTTGGAAAGTATCCGGCGTTGGCAACAGCAACCTACCCCTGAGATAAAAATGGCGCTGCATAAATTGCGTGGTGGACTGATGTTACTCGGCATCCACACGTTGACTGCTCGCTGCGAGGAGTTGGAGCAATGCCCTGATAACGCTGGTTTGCAGGCTTTGGCCGATGGCTTACAGGCCTTGCGCCGCACCCTGCAGGAGCGTTTATCCTAAGCGGACTACAGCCACGTCATCCCGTCCTACAGCCACGCCAGGAAACCCTGCTCTTGTTAGGGATACCAGAAACCCTTATCTTAGCCCCCGCAATAAGGCGTGTCAGAGGTTGGCTCGCGTGTATGTTCGTATTACGTATAAGGAGTTACGATGAAAAAGTTAGCTATTCTTCCGATGGTCATGCTGATGGGTTTCGGTGCCTCTACTTTGGCACATGCGGGTAATCAGGATTGCGCCTCTAAACGCGCAGCGCTGGAAAAAGAGATCCGTATCGCACAGCAATTCGGCAATACCGCAAAAGTAAACGGTCTGAAACAGGCGCTGGCGGAAGTCAAAGCCCATTGTACCAGCGCCAGCGTGATTGCTGATGCACAGAAAGACGTGCGTAAGCTGGAGAAAAAACTGTCTGAGAAGCAGGGTGATATCCGCGAAGTGCAGGCCGACCTGCGCAAAGCTCAGGCAAAAGGCGACCGTCAGAAAATTGAAAAATATCAGCGTAAGCTGAGTGAAAAACAGGCCGATCTGCGTGACATCCAACGCGATCTGGATAAAGCGCGTGCCGAGCTGGCTGCGTTACAGAAATAAGATTTAGCCTCCGCACGATTTTTAACGGAAGTGAAAGCTTCCGTTTTTTCCTTCCGTCGATCTTACCGTGCCGCATGTTGCCTCGTTCACTGCTCCTCCTGTTAGCATTATTGCTCCTCCCTTTCTCACTGGCGCAGGCACAGACGCAACACGTTTTAGTCATCGTCAATAACGCCTGGAAGGGGAATATTTCGCTGGATTTCCAACACGATTTCCCCTGCCTGGGCCGCCCGCTGCTGGAAGAATGGGGGGTTAAATTACGCCACTTTGCCGCCGATGCCTGGAGTCCACAAGGCTGCCTCAGCGAGATCGAACTGCAACGCCATCACATCCGTCTGTGGTACCAGCCAGAGGGTAAACTGCTTACGCTACTCTTTCCACCTGGCAGTATGAACCCACAGCAAAATGGCGTCAGTACCAGCCGTTGGGATGATGGTATCAACGCGGCTTTCGTCAATTATCGGGTGGATTATGACTGGCATCGACCTGAGTATGCTGGCGACGAACGCGGCGCCAACCTGGAGGTTCAACTCGATAACGGACTCAACTATGGCCCGTGGCGTTTGCGCTATCAGAATACACTCTGGAAGGATCGGCAGGGCCAGCACGGTTCTTACACCCGTTCGGCGAGTTTATGGCGGGCTATTCGCCCGCTACGTTCACAGCTACTATTTGGCGATAGCACCACCTCGGATACCTTCTTTGCCGGGATGCCGTTTCGCGGCGTCACGCTGGCGACTGACGAGGCGATGTTTCCCGATAGCTGGCGGCCCTTCTCGCCATGGATCAATGGGTTTGCCAAAACCCAAGCGGAAGTGACCATTCAGCAAAACGGCGAAACGGTCTATCGCATTAATGTCCCGCCCGGCCCATTTACCATCCGCGACTTCTACCCGCCCAATCCGGACGGCTCATTGCAACTCACGATTACCGAGAGCGATGGTACCGAACATGAGCGTGACTTGCCCTACGCCGCGATGCCGGCCTTGGTTCATGAGGATAATCTCAGTTATGAGCTGGTAGGCGGACGTTATCGCACCTGGCATGGCGTCGATAGCGCTACGCCAGGCTTTTTCCAGGCCACGCTCGCTCGCGGTATCGCGCCTCTTTTTACTCTGTATGGCGGTGTTCAGCACGCAGATTCCTATCTGGGTTCCTTAGCGGGCGTCGGCGTTAATCTTAAAGCTTTTGGCGCGCTTTCGGCTGACGTGACTCGGTCTGACTACATTTCATGGCAGGAAACGTTTCGCGGCTCAATGTGGCGCATGCGTTACGCGAAGGCATTTTTTTCCACCGAAACCAGCTT contains the following coding sequences:
- a CDS encoding entericidin A/B family lipoprotein, translating into MLKKSIVAIFSVLVLSSLLSACNTTRGVGEDVEAGGQAIQKSAN
- a CDS encoding entericidin A/B family lipoprotein produces the protein MRKRVIFITVTLLMAHALSACNTFHGFGEDVSHLGGAISRAAK
- the efp gene encoding elongation factor P, translated to MATYSSNDFRSGLKIMFEGEPYAIESSEFVKPGKGQAFARVKMRRLLTGSRVEKTFKSTDSAEGADVVDMNLTYLYNDGEFYHFMNNETFEQLAADEKAIGDNAKWLLDQAECIVTLWNGQPIAVTPPNFVELEIIDTDPGLKGDTAGTGGKPAKLSTGAVVKVPLFVQIGEVIKVDTRSGEYVSRVK
- the epmB gene encoding EF-P beta-lysylation protein EpmB encodes the protein MAHIVTLNAPIREDWLQQLADVITEPDELLQLLALDSHPDLAAGGDARRLFALRVPRSFAQRMRKGDPHDPLLRQVLTASQEFNDAPGYSTDPLDEQSSVVPGLLHKYRNRALLLVKGGCAVNCRYCFRRHFPYQDNQGNKRNWQRALDYINQHPELDEIIFSGGDPLMAKDHELAWLIGQLETIPHLKRLRIHSRLPVVIPARITDQLCQRLAASRLQVLLVTHINHAQEIDNALCQSMQRLKMAGVTLLNQSVLLRGVNDNAATLAALSNALFDVGILPYYLHVLDKVQGAAHFYVSDDEARKIMRELLTQVSGYMVPKLAREIGGEPSKTPLDLQLRQQ
- a CDS encoding response regulator transcription factor; this encodes MPVILIVDDHPAICFALKATLETEEHFHVTTTTDGGQVMALTRELNPDLVILDIALLKLDGLDLLSRIKHAYPATRVLILTGQPPELYAARSRQAGADGFLSKQHLLTSIGAVCRLLLDGYCCFPSHSVDLRQQPTHLNGEQLLARMSDREVTVLRYLAAGKSNKEIGELLLLSNKTISTYKARILEKSGAETLSELLARLDIVGDEE
- a CDS encoding response regulator produces the protein MRWITLLLLLVLCGGCWSETVTPPNTLQLLPHSQAILSDLVLNDDEWRWLRKNHQLRVATWSPNVPPYFMSAGHHDYVGISADYLGLIAANLNITLEIISYTDEQAAFDAVNAGEADLIAWADDKARNAGFLLSEPYIKKIPAEVVNLNALAANDGTVRMAIDPAWKNLDAFRNAWPQANIVSFNSARHALEALSFHQIDLFIGDATSTQYLINESNLSDLKMRHLRDVQVTGFSFAARPEKQRLISIINNILGTIPDNIHEDIRRRWSGGVPLVLSERHLYFTPLEQKWIEDNPEIRVTVLKGSAPLSFFDNHKLQGITADILKSISLRSGLKFQIHAEDNLEKMLTSVRTGQSDMIASINLDSASSANLLTTRSYLFNSWVLIGRRDGTTQKSANRLVMVNGDAIEGALKHAMPDMQIQYASTLSAGLDSVAGGRADFMVLPLINASFYINRAYRDSLKIISSVEIDPARFSLAVAANNYPLATILDKALLNIPPEDLHAITRNWYSNARFPDSTQNSTSSPTAESLLSWVLAILLGSATVCTGLLLLQRRVYRRSPPLQNLIDAIPTPLFITDLNGQLKMANRAFAEALAINVAANRGKPLQKLLTAAGLQSDTTNGREIKQWQTLLQINALGYGYVGGWQDITESQQTLRELQHARREAEKANRVKTTFLTTMSHELRTPISAIIGMLDLMLRRKADLPADRGSLHIAWETAQSLLALIGDIIDVARIESGRLILRPERASIRTLIESAATMMDGLARQKELAFVLEIDAELDGDVLIDPIRFKQILTNILGNAIKFTTHGRVVLQALLEKEEGTQLHLLVVVQDSGPGIDAATQARLFKPFEQGENQQSIQGSGLGLFICQTLVTMMGGEIALESQPGIGTEVSVRLRLPRMAKQNTPTLAAPARLNSVAPRRILVVDDHPASRHLLVQQLQYLGHHAISAASGQQALALIAAQPPDVMITDCNMPGMDGFTLARTVRRENSRLVIWGATANAQTAVREACLSAGMNSCLFKPITLPALQERLAALPPGATSQPDMAVSLPAGLASPQNQRRFIELQLITLDEALESIRRWQQQPTPEIKMALHKLRGGLMLLGIHTLTARCEELEQCPDNAGLQALADGLQALRRTLQERLS
- a CDS encoding DUF1090 domain-containing protein codes for the protein MKKLAILPMVMLMGFGASTLAHAGNQDCASKRAALEKEIRIAQQFGNTAKVNGLKQALAEVKAHCTSASVIADAQKDVRKLEKKLSEKQGDIREVQADLRKAQAKGDRQKIEKYQRKLSEKQADLRDIQRDLDKARAELAALQK
- a CDS encoding fimbria/pilus outer membrane usher protein; the protein is MLPRSLLLLLALLLLPFSLAQAQTQHVLVIVNNAWKGNISLDFQHDFPCLGRPLLEEWGVKLRHFAADAWSPQGCLSEIELQRHHIRLWYQPEGKLLTLLFPPGSMNPQQNGVSTSRWDDGINAAFVNYRVDYDWHRPEYAGDERGANLEVQLDNGLNYGPWRLRYQNTLWKDRQGQHGSYTRSASLWRAIRPLRSQLLFGDSTTSDTFFAGMPFRGVTLATDEAMFPDSWRPFSPWINGFAKTQAEVTIQQNGETVYRINVPPGPFTIRDFYPPNPDGSLQLTITESDGTEHERDLPYAAMPALVHEDNLSYELVGGRYRTWHGVDSATPGFFQATLARGIAPLFTLYGGVQHADSYLGSLAGVGVNLKAFGALSADVTRSDYISWQETFRGSMWRMRYAKAFFSTETSFSAMLRYYPAGQNYRSLEEKITQPAPGDTWLSDESQARKLSQELWLNQTLSENSSLSLSYAQHSWRSPDKHTRSFSLSYANSFDDIDISIWLERSRSQWGGPETTLAFTIGITLPDAIAGSSPAISYTNNLASHAAAKHGVNLYGTALSDYSLRYDITAEHTEHGNDALNASMGYQYNGGEMNSSLVRSGKQRDYHADVSGSLLLHAGGITPGQTMSDTMALLVVPDSPGIASYNQFGVTTNARGEALVGYLTPWRVNRLTLDSWNLPDGITLPVSELETVPTKGAIIKATFPPTEKAPGS